The DNA region CCGCCGCGCCGCCCCGGGGTCCCCCGGACCATACAGGATCGTCACGGGCGGGGGGGAGAGCACGTTCACCGGGAGCAGGGCGAGCCGTCCCGTCTCGTAGGCCCCCAGGTCGAGGTACACGTGCCGGTCCACCTGCACCGGGGACTGGACGGGTGTGTGCCCGTGCACGCTGTAGGTCACGCCGGGGGGCAGCGGGAAGGGACCGTCGAAGGGCCGCAGCCACAGCGCCGCCGCCTCGGGGTTGGGGTACTGGCGGTGCGCGACGGGCGGGCTCGCGTGCGCCACCAGCACGCTCAGCCCGGCGGGCGGCTGGCCCTCGACCTCGCCGCTCGCGGTGACGTACACCACCCGCCGCAGCGAGTCCAGGTACTCGGCGAGGGGGGCGGGGAAGCGTTCCAGGGTCAGCCCGCCGAGTTCGCGC from Deinococcus aetherius includes:
- a CDS encoding metallophosphoesterase, translated to MNRPVVIIPDLHGRADLLAAAIGYAGDTWGPDTHFLSLGDAIDRGLHSQGCAELLLELHQQGRATLLMGNHERMAWEGVKWYRRFRETGDPQDYRRALEGFRWWMGNGGESVRRELGGLTLERFPAPLAEYLDSLRRVVYVTASGEVEGQPPAGLSVLVAHASPPVAHRQYPNPEAAALWLRPFDGPFPLPPGVTYSVHGHTPVQSPVQVDRHVYLDLGAYETGRLALLPVNVLSPPPVTILYGPGDPGAARRYAAFGEALPTRPVPLPAAY